In the genome of Streptomyces lydicus, the window CGACCTGCTGGAGCTGCCGGCCGAGCGGCGGCCGGTGGTCACGCACAAGGAGCTGCTGGAGCTGAGGAAGCAGCTGAACACGCTGGTGGGGGCGTATGTCCACCAGAGCGGAAAGCCGCATGGCGTGATCCACACCGAGCTGCGGCGGGTATGCGGCGGGCCGCCGAGCGCGGAGGCCACCGCCGGGCAGCTGGGTGAGCGAATCAAGAAGGTCCGGGAGTGGGCCACGCGGATGAAGTGAGTGCGCCGGGGGCTTGTGCGTCCGCAGGGGGCTGTGCGTCCGTCTGGGGCCTGTGAGGCCCGTGGGGGGCCACGGTCTGTGACCCGGCCGGTGTCCTGCGGCCCCGTGATCCGTGGGCGGGGGCGGTGTGCCGGTGACACGGCGCGCCGCCCCCGCCGTCACGTCCGGCGCCGCGTGCCGGAGCCGGCGGCGGCCGTGCTCCCTCGCCGTTCGCCCATACCGTCCGCCCATACCGCCCGAACGGCCCTGTAGCCCTACCTGAAACACCACAGCACATCCTGAACGGACCTACGGGGATATTCCGGGCGGGAAAGCCCGGATTCTGGACGGACTCTTCCGCTTACCGGACCGGCTCGCTACTGTCCCGGTCACGCACACGCCCCGTGGCAGCGCCGCCGCGGAGCGCAGCCGGTGCCATGCGGCCGGCGGCCTCTAGCGCGCGCTGCTCCGGGACTCGCAGCGCGTCGCGTCCGAGGGCCGCCACTCACCCAGGAGGCGTCGTGACCGCAGAGACCTCCCAGACCCTCGACCGAGGGCTGCGCGTCCTCAAACTGCTCGCCGACACCGACCACGGGCTGACCGTCACCGAGCTCTCCCACAAGCTCGGCGTCAACCGCACGGTGGTCTACCGTCTGCTGGCCACGCTGGAGCAGCACGCTCTGGTCCGCCGCGACCTCGGCGGCCGCGCCCGGGTCGGCCTGGGCGTGCTGCGCCTGGGCCGGCAGGTGCATCCGCTGGTCAGGGAGGCGGCGCTGCCCGCGCTGCGGTCGCTCGCCGAGGACGTGGGGGCCACCGCGCACCTCACCCTGGTCGACGGCACGGAAGCGCTGGCCGTCGCCGTGGTGGAGCCGACCTGGACCGATTACCACGTGGCCTACCGGGCGGGCTTCCGTCATCCGCTGGACCGGGGGGCCGCGGGACGGGCGATCCTCAAGGCCCGGCAGGGGCGCCTCCAGGACGCCGGACTCGCCCTGACGCACGGGGAGTTGGAGGCCGGGGCGAGCGGGGCTGCGGCACCGCTGCTCGGGGTGAGCGGCATCGAGGGCAGCGTGGGCGTGGTGATGCTCGCGGACACCGTGTCCGAGCGGATCGGGCCGCGGGTGGTCGACGCGGCCCGGGAGGTGTCGGAGGCGCTGCGCTGAGGCCGGGGCCTGTCGTCATGGCCCTGCCAGACCCGCGGCGAACGACGGGGCCGGGAATACCGGCCCCGGGGGACGGCCGGGGCCACAGTGTGTGAAGGGGCGGTGGCCGTGTGGTGAGGCCGCAGCGCCTTACGGCCCTGGTGGTGCGGGGGTCAATTAGGCTGGCGGGGTGTCCTCACGCACCCGTGCCCTGGCGCTCTGCTCCGCCCTTGTCCTGGCCCTCGTCCTCACGGCGGTCCTCGCCCCGCTGCCGTTCGCCATCGCCTATCCCGGCATGACGGCGAACGTCCTCGGCGACGACAAGGGCAAGCCGGTGATCACCATCACCGGCGCCGGGACCCGCAAGACGAGCGGACAGCTGCGGATGACCTCGATCGTCGCCACCGGACCGGACGCCTCCGTCCACCTGCCGGACATCATCGAGGGCTGGTTCCGCACGGACGAGGCCGTGATGCCGCGGGAGGCGGTCTACCCGGTGGGCAACAACACCGAGGAGATCGCCGAGCACAACGCGAAGCAGATGGAGCAGTCCCAGGACACCGCCACCAGCGCCGCGCTCGGGCAGCTCGGCAAGTCCGCCAAGGACATCAAGGTCAAGCTGAGCCTCGCGGACGTCGGCGGGCCCAGCGCCGGGCTGATGTTCGCCCTCGGCATCGTCGACCGGCTGGACGGCGACGGCGCGGGCCACGACCTGACCGGCGGGCGCACCATCGCCGGTACGGGGACCATCACCGCCGGCGGGAAGGTCGGCGCGGTGGGCGGGGTCCCGCTGAAGACGCAGGCCGCACACCGCGACGGCGCCTCGGTCTTCCTGGTCCCGCGCAAGGAGTGCACCGACGCGCGGGCGGAGCTGCCGAAGGGGATGCGGCTGATCCCGGTCACGACGCTCGACGGCGCGGTGGACGCCCTCAAGGCCCTGCGGACCGGCGGCAAACTGCCCAGCTGCTGAGCCGCCCCCTGCCGCCCGGCCCCGGACGTCCCGCGTCCCGTCGCCGCCGGCTTCCTCACCCCTCCTTGATGAACCCCTCCCGGATCAGCCAGTCCTTGGCGACCTCGTGCGGGTCCTCGCCGTTCACGTCGACCTTGCGGTTGAGCTCCTGGGCGACGGTGTTGTTGAGGGCCTTGGTGACCGGGGCCAGGACCTCGGCCATCGCCGGGTACTTCTTCAGGGCCTCGGCGTTGATCTCGGGAGCGACGTTGTAGTTGGGGAAGAAGTGCTTGTCGTCGGCGAGGACGTGCAGATGCATCGCCTTGATCCGGCCGTCGGTGGTGAAGACCTCGCCGAACGCGCAGGTGCCCTTCTGCGTCTCGGTGTAGACCACGCCGCCGGTCATCTTGCGGATGTTGGACGACGGCACGTTCATGCCGTACGCCCGTGCCATGCCCGGCAGGCCGTCGTTGCGGGTGGCGAACTCGTTCTCCACGCACATCGTGACGGCGCCGGGGTTCTTGTGCGACAGCGCCGCGACCTGCGAGAGGGTGCGCACGCCCAGCTTCTTCTGGTTGGCGGTGTTCAGCGCCAGCGCGTAGGTGTTGTTCAGCGTCGAGGCCGGCAGCCAGACGATGCCGTTCTTGCGGTCCTCGTCGCGGACCGCCTTCCACTGCTGCTGCGGGTTGACGATCGGCTTGGTGTGGCCGAGGTAGGTGATCCAGCCGGTGCCGGTGTACTCGTACGCGGCGTCCGCCGTGCCGGACTTGACGGCCTCCCGGGCGCCGATCGAGCCCTGGATGCTGGTCTTGTCGATGACCTTGGCACCGGCCGCCTCGAAGACGATGCCCATCATCTGGCCGAGGATGATCTGCTCGGTGAACTCCTTCGAGGTCACGGTCAGCTGTGCCCCGGTGAGCGGGCGGCCCCGGTAGCCGGCCTTCGGCCCCGGCAGCACGGTGTCGCTCATCGCACTGCCGCTGACCAGGCCGCAGGCGCTGAGCGCGGTGGCGAGCAGGACGACCAGGAAGCGGGCGCCCCGGCGTCTTCCGGGGCGGCGGCGGGGGGCCTGCCGCGGGGGAATCCTCATACCGTCGCCTCCAGTCCGCGCGGCCGCAGCAGCAGTTCGGCCAGCGACGCCAGCCATTCGACCAGCAGGGCCAGCGCCACGGTGAGCACCGAACCGAGGATCAGTACGGGCATGCGCTGGGTGACGATGCCCGCCGAGATCAGGTCACCGAGGCCGCCGCCCCCGCCGAAGGTGGCCAGCGTCGCGGTGCCCACGTTCAGCACCAGCGCGGTACGGACGCCGGCCAGGATCAGCGGTACGGCCAGCGGGAGTTCGACCTTGGTCAGCACAAGGGTGGGGGACATGCCGATGCCGCGGGCGGCCTCGGTCAGCGTCGGCTCGATGCCGCGCAGCCCGGCGATGGTGTTGGCGAGGACCGGCAGCACGGCGTAGATGACCATGCCGACGATCGCCGAACGGGCCCCGATGCCCAGCCAGATCACCAGCAGGATCAGCAGACCCAGCGCCGGGACGGCCTGCCCGAGGTTGGCGAAGGCCATGGCGACGGGCGTGGCCCGGCGCAGCTTGGAGCGGGTCAGTGCGATCCCCAGCGGAATCGCGATGATCAGCACGAAGAAGGTGGAGACGGCGGTGAGGTAGATGTGCTGCTGCAGGGCCAGCAGCACCTTGCCGTTGTCGACCGCCTGGTGGGCGATGGAGTCCAGGCGGGCGCCGCGGAACCACAGCCAGGTGGCGAGCAGCGCGAGGACCAGGAAGGCCGGCATGAAGGTCCACTTCTGCCAGCTGATCCGGCGCCGGCCCTTGGCGACGGCCGGGACGGGCGCCTCACCGGCCGCGTCCTCCCGCTCCCGCATCTCGACGTCGTCGCGGACGGCGAAGCCCTCGTGGTCGCTGGGGGCCCGCTCGCCGCGGTGCGGACTGCTCCCGTCGCGCGGGCTCATGCCTCCATGCCTTCCTGTTCCAGCTGCGTCTGGCGGGCGCGCAGCTCCCGGAGCTGGTGCTGGTGCTCCAGGGCCTCCATCCGGTCCGCCTCCAGCAGTTCCTGGACGTTGTTCATCAGCGTCTCCATGTCGACCACGCCGATGTACTCGCCGCGCCGTCCGGTGACCGCGACCCGGCCGGCGCTGTCGGTGAGCACCGCCTCCAGCGCGTCGCGCAGCGTCGCGTCCCGGGTCACGGTGTGCTGGACCGGCGTCCCGGCCCGGGCCAGCGACTCCTTGGCCAGGGCCAGATCGCCGCGGCGCAGCCATTTGTACGGGCGGCGGTTGGGGTCCAGCAGCAGCAGTTCGTTGTGGGAGCCGGAGCGGACCCGGTCGAAGATGGACTCCAGCGGGTCATCGGTCGCGGCGGTGGGGAAGTCGACCACGCCCACGTCCCGCACCCGGGTCAGGTTGAGCCGCTTGAGCGCCGCCCCGGCGCCCACGAAGCCGGAGACGAAGTCGTCGGACGGGTTGGTGAGGATGGCCTCGGGGGTGTCGAACTGGGCGATGTGCGAGCGCTCGCGGAGCACCGCGATCCGGTCGCCGATCTTGATGGCCTCGTCGAAGTCGTGGGTGACGAAGCAGATGGTCTTGTGCAGCTCGTGCTGGAGCCGGATCAGCTCGTCCTGGAGGTGGTCGCGGGTGATCGGGTCGACGGCGCCGAACGGCTCGTCCATCAGCAGGACGGGCGGGTCGGCGGCGAGGGCACGGGCCACCCCGACGCGCTGCTGCTGGCCGCCGGAGAGCTGGCGCGGATAGCGGCCGTGGAACTCGCGCGGGTCCAGGCCGACCAGGTCGAGCATCTCCTCGACCCGGTTCTTGGTCTTCGACTGGGACCAGCCGATCATCTTCGGGACCAGGGCGATGTTCTGGGCGACGGTCATGTGCGGGAAGAGGCCGGACGCCTGGATGGCGTAGCCGATCTTGCGGCGCAGCTTGACCGGGTCCATGTCGGTGACGTCCTCGTCGCCGATCCGGATCCGCCCGGAGGTCGGCTCGATCAGCCGGTTGATCATCTTCAGGCAGGTGGACTTGCCGCAGCCCGAGGGCCCCACAAGGATCACGATCTCGCCGGCCTTGATCTCCATGTTGACGTTGTCCACCGCGGGGACGGGGTTGCCCGGATAGGTTTTCGTCAGGCTCTCCAGATGGATCCTCGCCCCGCTGGTGGCGGCGTTCTCGGGCGTCTCAGGCACGGATCCCCCTGGAGATGGTCAGGCGTCCGATCAGGACGTAGGCGGCGTCGAAGAGAAGGGCGAGGATGGCGATTCCGAGGGTGCCGGAGAGCACCTGGTTGAGGGAGTTGGCGCTGCCCAGCGAGGCGATCCCGCGGAAGATCTCGTTGCCCAGGCCGGGGCCGGAGGCGAACGCGGCGATGGCGGCGATGCCCATCAGCATCTGGGTGGCGACCCGGATGCCGGTGAGGATGGGCGGCCAGGCCAGCGGCAGTTCGACCCGGAAGAGCCGGGCGGTGCGGGACATCCCGATGCCGTTGGCCGCGTCGACCAGGTCGGGGTCCACCCCGCGCAGCCCGACGATGGCGTTGCGGACCACCGGCAGCAGCCCGTACAGGGTCAGCGCGATCACCGTCGGGGGGACGCCCAGGCCGACGATCGGGATCAGCAGACCGATCAGGGCCAGGGACGGGATGGTCAGGATGGTGGCGGTCGAGGTGGTGGCGAGGTTGCCCGCCCATTCGCTGCGGTAGGTCGCCACGGCGATGAAGACGCCCAGCAAGGTGGCCAGCACCATGCACTGGAAGACGGCACTGGCGTGCTGATATGTGTCCGTCAGCAGCTGGGCGTGCCGGGTGCCGACGTACTCCCAGAAGCTCACTCGGTCTCCTCGGTCAGTCTGCCGATGCCTGTTTCACCAGCGGGACAATCCGCAACGGAACCGGATTTTCCATGACGATTGCCGTCGATGCCCGCACGATCCCATCAAAGCCCACAACCCGGTCGATCACCCGCTGTAGATCGGCGTTCGACCGCGCGACGAGCCTGCAGAGCATGTCCCCGTGTCCGGTCGTTGTATGCAACTCCAACACCTCGGGAACGGTCGTCAAGTGGGCACGTACGTCGTTTCCTTGCCCTTGTTTGATCTCCAGCGTGGCGAAAGCGGTCACCGGATAACCGAGGGCCGCCGGGTCCACATCCGGTCCGAAGCCCCGGATCACTCCATTCGACTGAAGCCGGTCGAGCCGGGCCTGGACCGTCCCGCGGGCCACCCCCAGCCGCCGGGACGCCTCCAGCACGCCGATCCGCGGCTCCTCGGCGAGCAGCTCCAGCAGCGCCCCGTCCAAATGATCGATCGCCATCGTTCGTACCGCCCTTGGTGATGGTCATCATGTACAGATAGCCGGGCGACTTCGCCCTTTCGCTATACATAATGCCCAGAAGATTCGCGAACTATTGCGCACCTTGTGGATCGGGGGGACTCTGCGCACATGGCAGACACCACGATGCACACGCAGCCCCTCGCCCCCGACACGGCCCGGCAGGCGGACCCCTTCCCGGTCAAGGGGATGGACGCGGTCGTCTTCGCCGTCGGGAACGCCAAGCAGGCCGCGCACTACTACTCGACCGCCTTCGGCATGAAGCGCGTCGCCTACTCGGGCCCGGAGAACGGCAGCCGCGAGACCGCGAGTTATGTGCTCGAATCCGGCGGCGCCCGGTTCGTGTTCACCTCCGTCATCAAGCCCACGACCGAGTGGGGCCGCTTCCTCGCCGACCATGTCGCGGCGCACGGCGACGGCGTCATCGACCTCGCCATCGAGGTCCCGGACGCCCGCGCCGCCTACGAGCACGCCGTCG includes:
- a CDS encoding IclR family transcriptional regulator, giving the protein MTAETSQTLDRGLRVLKLLADTDHGLTVTELSHKLGVNRTVVYRLLATLEQHALVRRDLGGRARVGLGVLRLGRQVHPLVREAALPALRSLAEDVGATAHLTLVDGTEALAVAVVEPTWTDYHVAYRAGFRHPLDRGAAGRAILKARQGRLQDAGLALTHGELEAGASGAAAPLLGVSGIEGSVGVVMLADTVSERIGPRVVDAAREVSEALR
- a CDS encoding S16 family serine protease — its product is MSSRTRALALCSALVLALVLTAVLAPLPFAIAYPGMTANVLGDDKGKPVITITGAGTRKTSGQLRMTSIVATGPDASVHLPDIIEGWFRTDEAVMPREAVYPVGNNTEEIAEHNAKQMEQSQDTATSAALGQLGKSAKDIKVKLSLADVGGPSAGLMFALGIVDRLDGDGAGHDLTGGRTIAGTGTITAGGKVGAVGGVPLKTQAAHRDGASVFLVPRKECTDARAELPKGMRLIPVTTLDGAVDALKALRTGGKLPSC
- a CDS encoding glycine betaine ABC transporter substrate-binding protein, producing the protein MRIPPRQAPRRRPGRRRGARFLVVLLATALSACGLVSGSAMSDTVLPGPKAGYRGRPLTGAQLTVTSKEFTEQIILGQMMGIVFEAAGAKVIDKTSIQGSIGAREAVKSGTADAAYEYTGTGWITYLGHTKPIVNPQQQWKAVRDEDRKNGIVWLPASTLNNTYALALNTANQKKLGVRTLSQVAALSHKNPGAVTMCVENEFATRNDGLPGMARAYGMNVPSSNIRKMTGGVVYTETQKGTCAFGEVFTTDGRIKAMHLHVLADDKHFFPNYNVAPEINAEALKKYPAMAEVLAPVTKALNNTVAQELNRKVDVNGEDPHEVAKDWLIREGFIKEG
- a CDS encoding ABC transporter permease; the protein is MSPRDGSSPHRGERAPSDHEGFAVRDDVEMREREDAAGEAPVPAVAKGRRRISWQKWTFMPAFLVLALLATWLWFRGARLDSIAHQAVDNGKVLLALQQHIYLTAVSTFFVLIIAIPLGIALTRSKLRRATPVAMAFANLGQAVPALGLLILLVIWLGIGARSAIVGMVIYAVLPVLANTIAGLRGIEPTLTEAARGIGMSPTLVLTKVELPLAVPLILAGVRTALVLNVGTATLATFGGGGGLGDLISAGIVTQRMPVLILGSVLTVALALLVEWLASLAELLLRPRGLEATV
- a CDS encoding ABC transporter ATP-binding protein, with amino-acid sequence MPETPENAATSGARIHLESLTKTYPGNPVPAVDNVNMEIKAGEIVILVGPSGCGKSTCLKMINRLIEPTSGRIRIGDEDVTDMDPVKLRRKIGYAIQASGLFPHMTVAQNIALVPKMIGWSQSKTKNRVEEMLDLVGLDPREFHGRYPRQLSGGQQQRVGVARALAADPPVLLMDEPFGAVDPITRDHLQDELIRLQHELHKTICFVTHDFDEAIKIGDRIAVLRERSHIAQFDTPEAILTNPSDDFVSGFVGAGAALKRLNLTRVRDVGVVDFPTAATDDPLESIFDRVRSGSHNELLLLDPNRRPYKWLRRGDLALAKESLARAGTPVQHTVTRDATLRDALEAVLTDSAGRVAVTGRRGEYIGVVDMETLMNNVQELLEADRMEALEHQHQLRELRARQTQLEQEGMEA
- a CDS encoding ABC transporter permease, which translates into the protein MSFWEYVGTRHAQLLTDTYQHASAVFQCMVLATLLGVFIAVATYRSEWAGNLATTSTATILTIPSLALIGLLIPIVGLGVPPTVIALTLYGLLPVVRNAIVGLRGVDPDLVDAANGIGMSRTARLFRVELPLAWPPILTGIRVATQMLMGIAAIAAFASGPGLGNEIFRGIASLGSANSLNQVLSGTLGIAILALLFDAAYVLIGRLTISRGIRA
- a CDS encoding Lrp/AsnC family transcriptional regulator produces the protein MAIDHLDGALLELLAEEPRIGVLEASRRLGVARGTVQARLDRLQSNGVIRGFGPDVDPAALGYPVTAFATLEIKQGQGNDVRAHLTTVPEVLELHTTTGHGDMLCRLVARSNADLQRVIDRVVGFDGIVRASTAIVMENPVPLRIVPLVKQASAD